The Stigmatopora argus isolate UIUO_Sarg chromosome 23, RoL_Sarg_1.0, whole genome shotgun sequence genome contains a region encoding:
- the slc38a2 gene encoding sodium-coupled neutral amino acid symporter 2: MKQTEMASFSRDEDNSHYQDPESENFLPEKNPGNSKYDTEYHQGNASFGMSVFNLGNAIMGSGILGLSYAMANTGIALFMILLVSVALFSLYSVHLLLKTANEGGALVYEQLGYKAFGWPGKLAASCSITMQNIGAMSSYLYIVKYELPIVIQALSGANGEWYTNGDYLVLLVSFFIILPLSLLKNLGYLGYTSGLSLLCMVFFLIVVIIKKFEIPCPLPDIHAVNETSSKVHNLTVSINNGTADDCTPKYFVFNSQTIYAIPILTFAFVCHPAILPMYEELKNRSQKRMQRVANLSFLAMFVMYFLAALFGYLTFNVHVESELLHTYSRFYQADVLLLVVRVAVLTAVTLTVPVVLFPIRTSINQFLCVSGFSWIRHTIITMSLLAGTNLLVIFVPSIRDIFGFIGASAAAMLIFILPSAFYIKLVKKESMRSMQKIGATAFLLLGFLVMIGSMTLIILDWVHNATKVVPDGH; encoded by the exons ATGAAACAAACAGAGATGGCCAGTTTTTCTCGTGATGAAGACAACAGTCATTACCAAGATCCAGAGAGTGAAAATTTcctcccagaaaaaaacccaggGAACAGCAAGTATGACACAGAATAT CATCAAGGCAATGCCTCCTTTGGCATGTCCGTCTTCAACTTGGGCAACGCCATTATGGGCAGTGGCATTTTGGGCCTGTCCTACGCCATGGCCAACACTGGCATTGCACTATTTAT GATCCTACTTGTGTCCGTGGCCCTTTTCTCCCTATACTCTGTGCATTTGCTGCTGAAGACGGCCAACGAAGGAG GTGCGCTGGTGTACGAGCAACTGGGCTACAAAGCTTTTGGATGGCCTGGAAAACTAGCCGCTTCCTGCTCCATCACCATGCAGAACATCGGAG CCATGTCAAGCTACCTCTACATCGTCAAGTACGAGCTGCCCATTGTCATTCAGGCTTTAAGTGGAGCGAACGG TGAATGGTACACTAACGGAGACTACCTAGTTTTGCTTGTGTCGTTCTTCATTATTCTGCCGCTGTCGCTGCTCAAGAATTTAG GTTACCTCGGTTATACCAGCGGCCTGTCGCTCCTCTGCATGGTGTTCTTCCTGATTGTG GTGATCATCAAGAAGTTCGAAATTCCATGCCCGCTTCCAGACATCCACGCCGTGAACGAAACATCTAGCAAAGTCCACAATCTCACCGTGTCAATAAACAACGGAACTGCCGATGACTGCACGCCCAAATATTTTGTCTTTAACTCAcag ACTATTTACGCCATTCCCATCCTGACCTTTGCGTTCGTCTGCCACCCGGCTATCCTGCCCATGTACGAGGAGCTCAAAAA CCGTTCCCAGAAAAGAATGCAAAGAGTCGCCAACCTGTCCTTCCTGGCCATGTTCGTCATGTACTTCCTGGCTGCCCTCTTCGGATACCTGACCTTCAACG TGCACGTGGAGTCCGAGCTACTGCACACTTATTCCAGATTCTACCAGGCCGACGTCCTCCTGCTGGTCGTCCGCGTGGCCGTGCTCACCGCTGTCACCCTGACCGTGCCCGTGGTGCTTTTCCCC ATCCGTACGTCCATCAATCAGTTCCTGTGCGTCTCCGGCTTCAGCTGGATCCGCCACACCATCATCACAATGTCACTGCTGGCCGGCACCAACCTCCTGGTCATCTTCGTGCCGTCCATTCGGGACATCTTTGGCTTTAtcg GTGCATCTGCCGCCGCCATGCTCATCTTCATCCTTCCCTCTGCTTTCTACATCAAACTAGTCAAGAAGGAGTCAATGAGGTCCATGCAGAAGATCGGG GCCACCGCCTTCCTACTCCTCGGCTTCCTGGTCATGATCGGCAGCATGACCCTGATCATCCTGGACTGGGTCCACAATGCCACCAAGGTGGTTCCCGATGGCCACTAA